In Methanofastidiosum sp., the following proteins share a genomic window:
- the arsM gene encoding arsenite methyltransferase, with product MRDEDIKRIVKENYSKIASSNCGCSCGCGGGNNNELIAKSLGYSDTQIGNVSEVNLGLGCGNPTTLGEIKEGETVLDLGSGAGLDCFLAADKVGEKGNVIGVDFTETMVQKATQNAKKYGYKNVEFRHGDIENLPIDDDSVDVILSNCVINLVPDKAKAFNEAHRVLKKGGRMYISDIVLLQNLSDDLRKNEMLLVSCIAGSILKEDYIKIIKDTGFEISTTSSDEEISIRQYYGLPIESLSIVAKKK from the coding sequence ATGAGAGATGAAGATATTAAGAGAATTGTAAAAGAAAATTATTCTAAAATAGCATCTTCCAACTGTGGCTGCAGTTGCGGATGCGGCGGCGGTAATAATAATGAACTAATTGCTAAATCATTGGGCTATTCAGATACACAGATCGGAAATGTATCTGAGGTCAATCTTGGATTAGGTTGCGGAAATCCTACTACTCTTGGCGAGATAAAAGAAGGAGAAACTGTACTAGATCTTGGCTCAGGGGCAGGACTTGACTGTTTTCTTGCCGCAGATAAAGTTGGAGAAAAAGGAAATGTCATAGGTGTTGACTTCACTGAGACAATGGTTCAAAAAGCAACGCAAAATGCAAAGAAATATGGATATAAGAATGTTGAATTTAGACACGGTGACATAGAAAATCTTCCAATTGATGATGATTCAGTAGATGTGATATTAAGCAATTGTGTGATTAATCTTGTGCCTGATAAAGCCAAAGCCTTCAATGAAGCTCACAGAGTTCTAAAGAAAGGAGGAAGAATGTACATATCTGACATAGTCTTGCTTCAAAATCTAAGTGATGATTTAAGAAAAAATGAGATGCTTCTCGTTAGCTGTATCGCCGGCTCAATATTAAAAGAAGACTATATTAAAATAATCAAGGACACAGGATTTGAAATCTCAACTACATCAAGTGATGAAGAAATAAGCATAAGGCAATATTACGGTTTGCCTATTGAAAGCTTGAGCATTGTAGCAAAGAAAAAATAA
- a CDS encoding metalloregulator ArsR/SmtB family transcription factor codes for MDAQVDVFKALGDETRLKIVKCLLTQEYCACEFTFDIQKDQTTISRHLKILVDAGILKSEKKGRNIIYSIKDKATIDMLKNFGIEGMACCEGIKYER; via the coding sequence ATGGATGCTCAGGTAGATGTATTCAAAGCTCTAGGCGATGAAACTCGTCTTAAAATTGTTAAATGCCTATTAACCCAAGAGTATTGTGCATGCGAATTCACGTTTGATATCCAAAAAGACCAGACTACAATCTCGAGGCATCTTAAGATTTTAGTCGATGCTGGCATATTAAAATCAGAAAAGAAAGGCAGGAATATTATCTACAGTATCAAAGATAAGGCCACAATCGACATGTTAAAAAATTTTGGCATTGAAGGAATGGCTTGTTGTGAGGGGATTAAATATGAGAGATGA